The window TCGCCGACTGAGAACTTCCTGTGGCTTCACTCTGCGAGTGCGGCCGACTGCCGTTGTTTAGATAGACTCGCAATGTATTTTTTGGCGGGTATCGACAACTTGGAGCGCTCATGAGTTCACTACGCACCGACGACGACACCTGGGACATCGCATCCAGCGTCGGAGCGACGGCGGTGATGGTGGCCGCCGCCCGCGCCGCTGAGACCGAACGCCACGACGCACTGATCAACGACCCGTACGCCAAGGTCCTCGTCGAAGGGGCCGGGGCCGGCGCCTGGCGGTTCATCGCCGACGAGGACCTCGTCGCGAAGGCCTCCGAGTCCGATCCCGAGGTCGGCGCGCTGTTCGAGCACATGAAGAACTACCAGGCCGTGCGCACCCACTTCTTCGACGCGTTCTTCAGTGCCGCCGTAGACGCCGGCGTCCGCCAGATCGTCATCCTGGCCTCGGGCCTCGACTCCCGCGCATTCCGGCTGCCCTGGCCGGCCGGCACCGTCGTCTACGAGATCGACCAGCCGCTGGTGCTGGACTACAAGTCCTCCACGCTCGCCGCCCACGGCGTCGCACCCACCGCGGAGCGTCGCGAAGTTCCCATCGACCTGCGTCAGGACTGGCCCGCCGCGCTCGTCGCCACCGGTTTCGACCCCGCCAGGCCGACGGCGTGGCTGGCCGAGGGGCTGCTGATGTACCTGCCGGCCGACGCGCAGGACCGACTGTTCGCACAGATCACCGAGTTGAGTGCGCCCGGCAGTCAGGTCGCCGCCGAGTCCATGGGTGTCCACGCCCCGGACCGCCGCGAACGGATGCGCGAGCGGTTCGCCTCGATCGCCTCGCAGATCGACATCGAACCGATGGACATCACCGAGCTCACCTACGAGGACCCTGACCGCGCCGAGGTCGCCGAGTGGCTCGCCGCGCACGGGTGGACGGCGCAGGCGGTCCCGTCGCAGGACGCGATGCGACGACTCGACCGCTACGTCGAGGTGGCCGACAGTGACGGACAGTCGTTCTCGACATTCACCACCGGGACCAAGCTCTGAACTCTTGACGGGTGTTGCCCAACCGGCTGGTTGGTTAGGATTCGGGTTACTCCTAGGTCAGGAAGGGACCCCATCATGACCACCGAATCCGTCGCACCTGTTCAGGCCGCCGAAGGCGCCGACATCCCCGCCATTGTGCAGCGACTCCGCCGTACCTATGCGACAGGCCGTACCCGCAGCGTCCAGTGGCGCAAAGAGCAACTGCATGCGCTCGAACGACTGATGACCGAGAACGAAGGCGTGATCACCGAAGCGCTGGAAAAGGACCTGGGCCGCGCCCCGT is drawn from Mycolicibacterium gilvum and contains these coding sequences:
- a CDS encoding class I SAM-dependent methyltransferase, encoding MSSLRTDDDTWDIASSVGATAVMVAAARAAETERHDALINDPYAKVLVEGAGAGAWRFIADEDLVAKASESDPEVGALFEHMKNYQAVRTHFFDAFFSAAVDAGVRQIVILASGLDSRAFRLPWPAGTVVYEIDQPLVLDYKSSTLAAHGVAPTAERREVPIDLRQDWPAALVATGFDPARPTAWLAEGLLMYLPADAQDRLFAQITELSAPGSQVAAESMGVHAPDRRERMRERFASIASQIDIEPMDITELTYEDPDRAEVAEWLAAHGWTAQAVPSQDAMRRLDRYVEVADSDGQSFSTFTTGTKL